A DNA window from Pseudomonas tohonis contains the following coding sequences:
- a CDS encoding Hcp family type VI secretion system effector, whose product MAIPVYLWLQDHGGADIKGSVDVQKREGSIEVVAQDHSLYIPTDNNTGKLTGTRVHTPFLFTKEIDASSPYLYKAVTTGQTLKSAEFKWYRIDDAGQEVEYFITKLENVKVVKVAPKMHDVKDPSKEKHNHLEQVELRYEKITWTYKDGNIIHADSWNERQSA is encoded by the coding sequence ATGGCAATTCCCGTTTATCTCTGGCTGCAGGACCATGGCGGAGCCGACATCAAGGGCTCGGTGGACGTGCAGAAACGCGAAGGCAGCATCGAGGTCGTCGCGCAGGATCACAGCCTCTACATCCCCACCGACAACAACACCGGCAAGCTGACCGGCACCCGGGTCCACACCCCGTTCCTCTTCACCAAGGAAATCGATGCCTCCAGCCCCTACCTCTACAAGGCGGTGACCACCGGCCAGACCCTCAAGAGCGCCGAATTCAAGTGGTACCGCATCGACGATGCCGGCCAGGAGGTCGAGTACTTCATCACCAAGCTGGAGAACGTCAAGGTCGTGAAGGTCGCGCCGAAGATGCACGACGTGAAGGACCCGTCCAAGGAGAAGCACAACCACCTGGAACAGGTCGAGTTGCGCTACGAGAAGATCACCTGGACCTACAAGGACGGCAACATCATCCATGCCGACTCCTGGAACGAACGTCAGAGCGCCTGA